The Microvirga lotononidis region CCGCGGACGCCGCCATGCGGCCCAGTCAGGTTTGGTCAGCGCCTTCACCACCAGCCCTTATGGCTACCGCTATGTGCCCAAGGCTCTCGGCGGGGGTGGGGCTCGCTTTGAAGTAGTGCCGGAGGAAGCCCGCGTGGTCCGGCTGATCTTCGGCTGGATCGGGCTGGAGCGGGTCAGCCTGCGGGAGGTCTGCCGCCGGTGGCAGCAGGCGGGGATCATGACCCGCCGCGGATCACCTCACTGGTATGCCTCAACGCTGTGTGGGATGCTCGCGAATCCAGCCTACGTGGGGCGCGCCATCTACGGCCATGTCCGCTATGTCTCAGGCTCGCCCAAGCGGCTGCGGCCCCTGCGGGGGCGTCACTACCGCCAGCCCAGTGTGCGGGTGAAGGTGCCGCGAGAGGACTGGATCGAGGTTCCGGTGCCGGCCCTGGTGGACCCGGCGTTATTTGAGGCCGCGCAGACGCAATTGCAGGAGAACCGCCAGCGCAAGCGGGCGTCTTGGGCGGGGCCGCGCTGGCTGCTGCAGGGTCTGACGGTGTGCCGCCGCTGCGGCTATGCCTATTATGGCAAGACGGCCACGCAGTCGAAGCGGGATCCGGCCAAGGGCGTGTATCGCTACTATCGCTGCATCGGCACCGATGGATCTCGGTTTGACGGCCATGCGGTGTGCGACAATCCTCAGATCCGGGGCGACGCTCTGGAGCAGGCCGTCTGGGATCGGGTCTGCGCGCTCCTGGAAAACCCTGGTCGCGTGGCCGGGGAATATCACCGACGCCTGGCGCAAACTCAACCCCATGCAAACAGATCCGAAGATGGGCTGCAACTGGAGCGTCAGATCGCGCGTCTTGAGCGCGGAATCGGGCGGTTGATCGACAGCTACGCCGAGGGTGTGATCGAGCCTGACGAGTTCCAGCCGCGCATCACAGGCCTGAAAGCGCGCCGGGCCCGGCTCGAAGAGCAGCGTCGGGCGGCGGTAGAGCAAGCTGACGCTGAACGTGAATTGACGCTGATGATCGGTCGCGTCGAAGAGTTTGCCGCCCGGGTGAGGGATGGGCTGGACGATCTGGATTGGGCGGGCAAGCAAGCCCTGATCCGAACCGTAGTGCGACGGGTCGAGATCGACCGCAACCACGTTGAAGTCGTCGTCCGCGTGCCACTTCCGGCGCCTGAGACCTCAGAACCGTTGGAAACTCCCTCAGACAAAGGAACTTGGCACCATTGTACGGACGATCAACACCGCCACTGCGGCACACCAAGATCCTATGAGAGTGATGGCGGCCTCCCTTGATAGTGTGAGGCTGTCGCAAACCAGTGCTGGAGACACCTCATGTCTGTCATGGCTGATCACCCTCTTACAACTGACACCGCCGCTCACTCGGACCAGGTCGCGCTCGTGCTCTCACTTGAGTTGAGCCAATCGAAGTGGCTGGTGACCTCGCTGGTGCTGGGCAGTGACAAGATATCCAAGCACACGCTCAAAGGTGGAGACGGGCCGGCGCTGCTCGCACTTCTCGCGCAGTTGCAGGCCAGAGCCGTAAAGCGGGTCAACCGACCTGTCCCGCGCTGAGACGTCCCTGCCGGGATCTGGGCCGAGCCATTCCGCCTGTTGGGATGCACCGCTGATCCAGCCGAGTGCGGCATCCACATAGGAAGGCTTCTCCCGCGAAGCTCATCATGCGGCGACGGCTGTCGACCGCGAAGACGACCCTGTCCCCGGCATACGTCGACCCGGCACGCCTTTGATCCGCTTAGGCCGAGCTCCCCTA contains the following coding sequences:
- a CDS encoding recombinase family protein is translated as MPDRRIALYARVSTEHQARDHTIASQVAALHERIAADQQSLVPDDAYGDEGYSGSVLVRPGLERLRDAVATGEIERVYVLAPDRLARRYAHQVLLMEEFRRAGAEVIFLNHAIGGTAEDDLLLQIQGVIAEYERSKILERSRRGRRHAAQSGLVSAFTTSPYGYRYVPKALGGGGARFEVVPEEARVVRLIFGWIGLERVSLREVCRRWQQAGIMTRRGSPHWYASTLCGMLANPAYVGRAIYGHVRYVSGSPKRLRPLRGRHYRQPSVRVKVPREDWIEVPVPALVDPALFEAAQTQLQENRQRKRASWAGPRWLLQGLTVCRRCGYAYYGKTATQSKRDPAKGVYRYYRCIGTDGSRFDGHAVCDNPQIRGDALEQAVWDRVCALLENPGRVAGEYHRRLAQTQPHANRSEDGLQLERQIARLERGIGRLIDSYAEGVIEPDEFQPRITGLKARRARLEEQRRAAVEQADAERELTLMIGRVEEFAARVRDGLDDLDWAGKQALIRTVVRRVEIDRNHVEVVVRVPLPAPETSEPLETPSDKGTWHHCTDDQHRHCGTPRSYESDGGLP